ATGCGGGCGGTGAGATCAACGAACTCGGCAAACTGGGCGAAACAGAGTACTTCGAGAAGGCGTACGCCTTCCCGCGCGCATACCAATGGGAAACGGAGGACCACCTCACCGACGAACGTGATGTAATCGCTGCTGCTGCGCAGATCAGCGCTGCCACCGGCATCGATGATGAGACGAAGACTGCAGAACTCGAGGCCCTCGTCGAACGAGCGGACGACACTGGGATCGACATATCGGTCGATGCGGTGAGAACCACGCTTGAGGAACACGATATCGAGGTTCCGTCGTACAGCTGGGTGCATCTGAATGACTTCCGTCTCTTCGAACTCCACGGACGATGTTATCCCTGGACGACTGTGGAAGAGTTACTCGGCGCTACAGATGATCTTCCAGGGTCACCGAGACCAGGGTGGGAACAACGATAAATCCAGTTTTAATATTAATTCTAATCTTAAGGGAAGGTCTTCCGTTGTTGTTCGACATCAGCGTGCCCAATCGAAAGTCCTCTTGCCTGAGAGAAATGCCGAAGTTTCTACTAATTTGAAGAGATCCTCATTGAAACGGCGCTGTCTGTGATCGGGACCAGGGCCGCCATTAATCTTAACTCTAAGATTAAACCAGAGTTGTGACCTGTTATCAGGAGACTTGAGAGGAAACTTCCGCTCCACTGTTCGGCTTAACGGGAGCTACCTAACGGAGATGGAGCTTGGAGCGATTCCATATCAGACACCGACTTTACGATGTCGACCAGGTCGTCTCGCGAGAGGGGGTCGATCTCTTCGCGAACGCCGTCGACTGTATAGAGAATCGACGCCGAAATCTCACGCTCAGGATACAGCTCCCGAAGCACGTGATAGTAGACACTGAGTTGTTTTCGGTACTCGGCTTCCGCATGCCGACCACGGTCGGTCTTGTAGTCGACCACTTCGATGCGGTCAGCTCGAACGTGGACGAGATCGATAATCCCGGAGATCATCACGCGAGTCCCGTCGACGTCCAGCGGAAGGTAGGCGTCCTCTTCGACGAGCAGGTCGCCCGACAGGCCATCGAGAAACGACATCACGTGCTGTTTGTCGTCCCATCCGGGGTCATCCTGATTCAGTTCTACATCATCGCCGCGCGCGTACGCTTCCGCAAAATCGTGGACGTCGGTGCCGAACGACTTCCCCATACCATCGTCGACGTCCTCGAAAACGTCCTCACGCATCAGTGAATGCGGTGAGTGTCCGACCGGTCCCTCCGGTGTCGGTACCGTAATCAGCAACTCTGTCTGCTCGGTGTCGTCGACGGTGTCTGCATCGGGTTCAGTGTCCCACGCTTCGATTTCAACCGGGAGTTCTTCGAGGAACGTGTTTGGGTCCTCCCCGGCCGAGAAGATCACGTGGCTCTCGGCGCGCGTAATCGCCACGTAGAGCAGTCGGCGCTCCTCGTCGTACTCCCTGGGCAAACACCGGCGGAGGACGTCAGTCCGCCAGTCATCGTATACGTGAGGAAGGCCGTCAGCCTCGGCGTAGCGTTTCCGCTGTCGGAGTCCGACCGGATCCTGAAACGTAATCGTTCCACTCCCGCCGCCCGATGGCGGGAATCGCCCACTGTTCATGTTGGCGAGCACGACGATAGGATGTTCGAGCCCCTTCGCTGCGTGAATGGTCTGGACCGTCACTGAGTTTGCACCGGCGTTCGCATGAACATCGTGGGTACTGCCCGCTTCGATGCCGCGCTCGATGAACCGGATAAGGTCTCCCCGAGTCAGTGTCGTCGCGGTGTGTACCGACTGAATCGTGTGGAGTACGACGTCGGCTGTAGCACCGTCGTACCCGTACCGCGAGAAGACGCGTTCGGCCACCCCGCCGAGCGTCTCCAGTTCTGCCAGCTTCTCGCGGAACGAGCGCATGTTCTCGGGATACGCCTCGGTCTCCAGGACGTGCTTGATCTCATCGAGTGTGTAGCCTGCTTCCTCGAGGACGACCGCCCAGCCGCGGTCGGTGTCGGATTCGAGGATGCGGAGCCACGCCAGCAGTAACTTTGCCTGGGGCGTGCGGAACAGCTCGATCCCGCCCTCGTACGCCATCGGCAGTCCGTACTCTTCGGCGGTCTGCAGCAGGTCGCGGCCGAACTCTCGTGTTCGCGTGAGAACTGCGACGTCTCGATACTCGGGCGTCCGAAGCGACCCGTCATCGGCCTCAACCTGGTAGGCGTCGTTGCCCACTAGCTCCTGTATCTTCGCGACCACCGACTCGTGTTCCTCCGGGCTCGTGATCGCTTCGATCTGGGTGTTCTCGTGTTCGGTGTTGGTCGAGAGTGAGACGATTCGATCCTGAATGGCCTCGACATCGACATTGTCCCGGTTCGCCGCCGGAACGAGTAGCCCGTGCTCCGAGAAGTCAAGGATCTCCTGGGTGGAGCGGTAGTTCTCGATAAGCTCGATGGTATGAATCGGCCGAGTGTCGAAGGTAACCCGTTCGTGGTCGGCGTTCAGTTCGTCGACGAACCGATTGAGGCGGTCCTCGAAGGCAGTGATGTTCTCGACTTCGGCGTACTGGAAGCCGTAGATGCTCTGTTTCCAGTCGCCGACGACACAGAGGTTGTTCGTGCCCGCGAGTAGCAGCGTCAGCTTGAACTGGATCTCGCTGGAGTCCTGGAACTCGTCAACCATCGCGTAGTCGAACGCAATGGACTCACGAAGCGCGTGATCCTCACAGAGCAGGACGAACGCGAACAATTGGAGGAACCCGAAGTTGAGGTAGTTCCGGCCGAGCGCGAATTCGAGATACTCGTAGTAGACGTCGTGAACGAATGCCTTGAGTCCCTCGCGGTCAGCGTCGAACACCATCCGAGCGACAGCATCGGGGACGCTCTTCGTGCCCTGCCCGCGAATCTGGGCCTTCTCAGGGGCGTCTGGCAGGTAGCACTTGTTCTTCCCGTAGCGATTGAGCTTCGAGCGAAGCCGTGACTGCTTGCTCCCGCCATTCTGTGGCTTATTTACCTCGTCGAACAGCGATTTGAACGCCTCAAAGTCGCCATCGAGATACCGTTCGCCGTTTCGATACCAGCCGTTGGCTGTCGGGAACACGCCCTTCGAGGCGAGTTGTGAGACGAGTCCGAGGAGTTCAGTCGGCTTCGAGACGATGCGGAAGTAGTCATCGTACTCGGGGTGGTCGTCGCTGAACCGGTCGATGAACTCCCCGAACAGGGCTTCCTCGACGAGGTCGTCCTCAACGATGCGTGTCGAGCCCGTGATGCGGTCGTCGATCCCGAGGTGCGTCGGCGCGGCATAGCCGTGCTCCTGGAGGAGATCGTGGCAGAGCGAATGGAACGTCTGGATCGGCGCGTCCGCGAGATCGCGCATTCCGTACTCGCAGTGGCCGACGATCCGGTCCTTCATCTCGGCTGCAGCGTTGTTCGTGAACGTCACCAGCAGCACGTCCTCAGGAGCGACGTCGTCCTCGTCAACGATGTTCGCATAGCGGCGCGTGATGGTGAACGTCTTCCCCGTGCCTGCGCCGGCGTCAACGAGGTATAAGCCGTCGGTGCTGTCGATGAGGTCCTGCTGTTGAGGGTTGGGGTCAGTCATGGTCAAGAAGGAGGTCGCGGTTGTCCACGCGACGGTAGTTCGGTTCACCGGCGAGTCCGTTCACAGGGAAGCGTTCTTCGCCAGCACGTCGGTGGTTAAGTTCCATCATACGCTCGGTGACGAACGTCTCGAAGGCGTCGAGATCCTCTTCGAAGTAGTTCTGACTCCGAACTCGTGCCAGCTGACGAAGCAGCTGTTTACAGCCCGACGAGACGTATTTGTACTCGCCGACACACTCCTGGAGTCGGGTTTGCATCGCCTGCCCGAACTCGGAGTCGATGAGTTCGTCACTATCGCGTGTCGCCGGTAGCGGGACCGACTCGAACGCGGCTTGATAATCAGTGTACTCAATCTTCGAGAGCGTCTTCTGGCAATTCTTCGCCCCGTCATCGCGGAGCTTCTCGAACGTCGCTCGCGACCGGGCGTGCTCCTCGAACTGGGTCGGATGATACTCAACGGTCGTCAGCGTCTCATCTAAGTCCGCCTCGCCGGCGACGACGTCGTCGAGCGTCTCGAGAAAGTGGAAGAACGTGAACTGTAGGCGCTCGCCTGGGCGCTCGCTCCGACGGTGGGCGAGATAGAGAAGTGCCTGGAAGTTCGGCGTATCGCTCGGTGGATCGAGCGCGGAGTTCTTGACGACGCGAGACGCCCGTTTCCGACTCCCACTCTTGTAGTCGAGGAGGTGAGTCGGTCCATGAACAAGGTCGATCTTGCCTTTCAGTCCGAGGTCTTCGTTCTCGAACCAGCGCTCCGTGAACGGCGAGTCGACTTCCCTGTCAAAATGGGCCGCGAAGAAATTCTGCCCCCACCCACTGTTCGGAGTGAGCAGGTCGTCACCCTCCGGGGTGCGTTCGTCGAGCAGCTCGACGATGGTTTCGAGGCCGACCCGGTATTTGGTACGGCGCGTTGGACGGTCGACGCGCCGCACGAACGGACCCGCCTCCTCGAGCATTACGTCTACAAGGTCTTCGATGGTCTCCTCGTCGATCAGGTCGGGGTGGTTGACGTAGAACTCGGCGAAGTCGTGGAAGAGATTCCCCTCCTTGAAGTAGTCCTTATCGGGGCCATCGACAAGCCGACTGAAGAGGTAGTCACGCGGGCTGTTGACGTACGTACTCAGACTGGACTGGCTGACAGTGTCGATTTGCGTCGGTGAGACGTCGAGTGATTCCTTCTCGAACCCATTCTGGGCCGCACTGAAGGTCCGTCCGTGAGTCACCGTGTCGAGATCGCTGAACCGTTCGAAGTCGTCATCAAGGAGGTCCTCGAAGTAGAGACACGGCGTTGCGGGTGAGCCGCCGATCGTGTCCTGAACGAGGTAATACTGTTCGACGCCGTTCTGGAGGAGGAGCTGAAACTGCGTCAGGTTCCGACTGAATTCAGCGTCACGGTCGACCCACGGACGACGTGGTGGAGAGTGAGTCCACGCTTCGTCGAGGCCGAGGTAGAATACGACGGGGCGGTCCACGTAGGCTGCTGACTTTGCGTCGGCCAGGAGAACCCCTTCGTCTTCGCGGTCGACGGGGACCTCGTAGCTCTGAAGGTAGTATTCGAGCCGATCAATGCCCTGTCTAGTGACGTCGTCGGTAGCGATCCCGAGCGCCTCGAGTTCATGTCGGAACGCATCGAGGCTGATTCCGGCCTGTCGTTCGTATGCAGTAAGTGCTCCAGCGAACGTTGTTTCGCCGATCTCCGCGCTGAACTCCTGAAACCACGTCAGACTGGCAGCGTCGACATCCTGTAGCCGCTTGTCGTCGTGTTCAACGTCGACGGCGATCCCGAGGCTGGAGAGAACAGAACGAATGGTCTTCACGCGCGTCTCCGTCCCGCGAGTAGCAGCGCGAAGGAACTGGACGAATCCACGGTGGTGCTGTTCGTCAGCGAACCCGGGGCCACCGATAAACGGAATATCGGCGGCTTCGAGCGCGCTCGGAACGAGCGTTGCATATTCACTCCCGCGATCCGCGACGACCGCGACGTCCTCCGCATTGTCGGCGGAGACGATGCCGAGCACAGCGTCGACGATTGCTGTACTTGAATCGAAGATGTGGAACGGCGGTCGGTCGAATGCGGCATCGGTGAATGGATCGAACGTATCGTACTGCGTTGGGAGAATCGATCGTTCGAGGGTCGTGAATTGGTCGTGGCCGACGACGGCGACGTCTTTGCTGTCGTCGATTTGGTACTCGTCGAGTCGCCGGGAGGTCGTATCGAGCGTTGAGAGCTGTTCGACGGTGGTTTCCGTCGCGGTGTCGGCGTAGGCGTCGTAGTCGAGAACGGCATCGACGCGTCCCTGGTGCTCCCAGCATTGGAGCGTGTTGCCGATCGCGTATGCAGCCTGCTTCCACTCGAGGTCGGTGGTCGTAACGAGTTCGAGAAAGGCACTCCGGTCCTCGGCGCGTTCGCGGCGGCCTGCTGCGAGTCGGCGCGGCGTGATGGCAAATATACCGAGATGAGCGCGATCAAGACGTCGGTTCAGCCCACTGGCAAGCGGCGCATCAGGAACGATGACGAGGTCATAGTCTCGGACTTCGTCGTAGAGGGAGTCAAGTGGTTTCGCCCGCGTAACTGGCACGGTAACAACAACTCAGCCAATAATTCATATAATTATCGCCAAGTGTCTATTTGATAGCGATCACTTGGTATCGGTGAGAAAGAAGTCGGCGGCTAAGACATCAATCCCTTCATTTGCGGAGGGGTGGGTTGGGAAGCGCAGGACAGTCGTAATCGAAGGCCCCCTGTTTAACCAACAAAATTAAGCTTTAGAGCCCCATCTGTTGGTTAAAGTGCTCCCATGTCGTACACAGAACCAGCAACCCCACCCGAGGTTCCCGAAGAAGTAGCGTCCTCACTCGAGGAGTGTAATGCGGAAACGCTCCGGTCTATCGCCAAGTATGCTGATGCACTTGCGGAGTATCGAGAGCGAGAGGCACGGTTGGATGAGGCTGATGACGACGAACCTCAAGAACGCCCTGAGGACCTACCTGAAGAAGTCCCTACCAAAGCCACACTGACAGAGAAGGAAATTAACGGGAATCAGTATTACTACTGGCAGTGGAGAGAGGGTGACAAAATCAAATCTCAATACAAGGGGCCAGTGAATCCGAGCGAGTAAAGATCGCTCTTACGCAAAGCTACGGAAAAGTCAGTGCATTCCGCCGACATCTAGCGGATATGTCTAAAACCCAGCCAGCCTTCGGCGGAATGCTTCGAAACCTAATCGACGACGGTATCTTAGAGCTTCGGACCGAGCCGCTCGACGCCCTCGTCGAGCGGCGTCTCAAGCAACTCTGGGAGCACACACCGTGCCCTCGCTGCGGAAATCGGACGATCAGAACGTGGGAGCACTCCGATCGTGTCTGGTGTCGCAGCTGCCAGTTCAAACCCGCCTACACCTACGGCACACCCTTCAGCGAGAAGGACCTCCCCGCAGGCGAGGTCCTTCTCGCGTTCATTCTCTATGCAGATACCCTGCTCAGCATCAATCAAATCGCGATTGTGCTTGACCGCGCGTACAACACGATTCACACAGCAATTCGTGACCTGGAAGCCGCGCTCGAGCGCGGCTTCCCAATTGTCTGGAACCGTCTCAAACGACCGCACAGCGGCCCGTTACAAATCGATGAGAGTGGCAAAGTCTGCTCAGGATACAAGGGCCAAGACCCGCCGCGGCCCGGACGGGCTCGCGGCGGGTCGTCTCGAACTGGACGCACTCGATGGCAAGGACGTCACGGTGACCAACTGACGCTCGTCGCGGCCTGCCGCGACGAGCTCACTGTCATTCGCGCGAAGAAAGGAATCCGCTACGAGGGTGATCTTGGACCGGTAATTGAGGAGGCTGAAGACCTCTCCCAGCCACTGGGAGAGGTCTGGACCGACGGTCTCCAAGCGTATCGCTGGATGGAGTACGACCACCGGACGGTCGTTCACAAGGAGCGGTACGTTTCGCCGGACGGCGTCCATATTAATCAGGTTGAGTGCCTGTGGTCACTCCTGCATCCGTGGCTGCGGAAGTTCCGCGGCCTGTCCAAGCAAGGCTTGGAACAGGCCGCTCATACCTTCGGCTGCGTTCGATCCTTGAACAGGATCGGCGCGTCGCTGTTCGCACTCATCGATTGCTTCGCCCTCCACCGTTTCCGTAGCTTTGCGTAAGAGCGTCACGCCTTAACCAACGCTCGCCATCTAAAGCGACTGACCGTTGGTTAATCCGAGCGATTCGCCTTGGCTCGCTTCCAAGCAAGAGCAAATCACTCGTCGAGCTCGATGATCTCGCCCTGCTCACCGTCAAGGCGGTCACGAAGTGCAGCAATCCGCTCGTGACCGTCCGCGAGGAGGGTCTCGCCCTCGTCTAGAGAGAGATCGTCGGACTCCAGGTGGTCGATGATTTCGTTGACGTGGTCGATGGCGTCCGCAATGTCGGTATCCTTCGCCATTTAGACCACCAACCAGAGGAACACGACGATGCCGAGCAGGATGAGCAATCCGGCGATCGCTACCTTGTAGTAGATTGTCTGCACGCCGTCATGAGCCTGTGCTTCCTCGACCGCCGTAGAGAGTTCTTGCTCGTGTTCGTGCTCACGTTCGAGTGCTTCATAGGCTGCATCGAGATTCTCTTCGAGCGCTTTCAGCTCACTCGTTCGGAACTGTTCGAGTGAGGTGACTGCGTATTCCCCAGCTTCGGTCGGCGTAATCGCGTCGACGTCCGCGATGCGACCGGCGATGGTTTGATCTTCGGTGTGTCCGACGGCGGCAACGACCGGTGTTCGCGCCGTAAAGATTGCTTCGGCGACGGATTCGGTGTTAAACGCCATCAGGTCGCTATCGCTGCCGCCGCCTCGTCCAACGATGATCGTATCCACCTCATCGTTTCGGTCGAGGAAGTGGATGCTGTTCGCGAGGGACGTCGGGGCGTGGTCTCCCTGCACGGCCGCGTGCTTCACCACGAGGTCGACGGTCGAATTTCGGCTGTGAATTGCGTTCTGGATGTCGTAGCGAGCGTCACCGTTGAGTGAGGTGACGATGCCGATCCGGTCGGGGAATCGTGGCGGATCGGTCTTGTGCTGCTCGTCAAACCATCCTCGATCGTCGAGTTCTGCATGTAACCGCTCTAGCGCAGCCGCTTGCTCTCCCTCGCCGACGACGGTGACTTGCCAGGGCTTCAGACTGATACGTCCACCGTCTACCCAGAAATCGATATTGCCCTCGAGGATGACCTGCATATCATCGTCGAGGTCAATGTTCATGTTCTGGTAGCGATTCCGCCAGAGCATACAGGGCAGTTCGCAGTCGCCATCAGTGAGTGAGAAGTAGAGGGCCGATCGGCTCTGGCTAAGATTCGTAACCTCTCCGATGCACTGGACACCATGAAGCGTATCGGTAGATTCTATGGAGTAAGCGATACGCTCGTTCAGCTGACGGACGGTGAGAACGTCGCCTCCACCAGAAGCTATTGATTCGGTGTTCGCATCTGTTGTCTCACGTCGTCCACTATCCATATCTTCTACCGAGGAGATTCCAGGGATAGCCACTTCAATCCCTATCCTACCTCGAAATTCACCGTACTGCCGGGTAGAACTGCCCGACAAAGGTTTGACGAACACATTCGGCTATTCCTGACCTCTGAGAATCATAGAGGTCCCCATATCTCCTCTACTAATACATCCACATGTAATGAGCCCAGGCCTGCACACCGATCGACGGAACTTCCTGAAGACAGCGGCTGCACTGACCGTTACTGGCTCACTCCTCGCTGGCTGTACCAGTAGTGGGACACCTGGCGATTCCGATAATACCCCGAACGCCGATAGCGGTGGTCAAGCGTCATTTGATGGGTGGTTTGAAAACACCGCAAACTACCAAGAAGTCATCGACAAAACTGACGCGAGTACCGTAACTGTCCAAGTCGGTGCCGACGGGAACAATGGTGCGTACGCGTTCGCGCCGCCGGCGATCAAGATCGCCTCGGGAACAACGGTCACCTGGGAGTGGACCGGCATGGGCGGATCCCACAACGTGGTTGCAGATGACGGAAGTTTCGAGAGTGAGATGACCGCTGAGCGGGGGCACACCTTCGACCACTCGTTCGACAGCGCCGGGACGTACAAGTACTACTGCCTGCCGCACAAGGCGATGGGAATGAAAGGCGTCGTTGTAGTTGAGTAGCGTCGTATCCTTCGAAACTTCAATACGTGATCTCATGGGCTCTGTCGGACATGGTTGTAATATTAATCCAAACGTAGAGTACTATACCAACAGAATTAGGAGTACTATCGCACTACTGTCATCCGAGAACGCATGCAATTTAACACGACGATAACGGCGGTAACATTTCTCGTCCTCTTTGCGGTACTCATTGGCGGAACTGCTATGAGTCCAATGAGCACGAGTACGGTGGCAATGGTTAGCGTCGGCCTCTTCGTATTCGGTATACTGTCGCTCGTGCTCGGCGTGAAACACGGGGAGTATCGCGCAAAAGGACAATAACCGTCATTGGTCGCGGTCCAGTTCCTCCAATCGCCGATTCATTGGACCTATCCGGAGTGGCTCACGTCTGAGCAGACGAGCTAGATCCACTGGAGTCCCCGAAAAACCCTACGTCACTTTCCTAAGCTCCACTTCTCACTCCACGTACAATGAATACAAGATGATCGCGAATCCTGCTGTCGTGAAGATGCTCTCGACGATGAGTGCAATGCTCGGATCGACGGGGATGAGCTGATCCACGATACCCGCGAGAAGGGCACCTACCGTAACGAACCCGAAGCCGAGCGCAAGCGCACGCAGTGCGGGCGATGCCGTCCGTCGGTATGCCGTAAATGAGTGGTAGGTAATCAGTCCTCCGAGTAGCAGTGTGAGTGTCTTGAGTACCGTAACGGCGGTCGTAATCTGTGGGCTCATATTTCCTTGCGTACCTCCGACCAGAGTTCAGACAGCCGCCGATCCGGCGTCTGTTCCCGGCGTTTGATTGCTACCTCGATCGATCGATCCTCATCGAGGCCGACTCGGACCTCCTCGAAGCCGAGGTCGTATCGTGTTGTGTGTCGGCCATCCGTTCTGACCTCGATTCGTTCCTCCAGTAGCGAGGCTTCGCTGAGAAGTTCGAGCTTTCGATACATCGTTGAGAGCGGAATCTCGCAGGTCTCAGCGAGTTCGCTCGCGGTCATGGGTTCCTCAACATGTTTGATGATGGTCCGGCAGTCCGGGTCGTCCAGCGCGTCGAGGACGTCCTGTAACTGTGGGGTATCCACAGCGAATGGATCACGTACCATTGCTAGGCCTTTCAGTGATGTCCAGTGACGGTCGATCACTTCCTCGGACATTGCTTAGGTGATCATTTTGGTCTCCAATGGCGTACTCCACCATGGTTTGCTGCGTCTCGATCGAGGGGTCGCCGCTCCTCTCCGTGCCTCGATCCAGCATTTCATGTGGTCTCCGTCTCAGGGGTACCGTCGCCCAAATTCTCGACGAACTCTTTGACGATTTTCTCCTCGGCGCGGTGCAACGTTTCGCTACACGTGGATTTCGCGATGCCCAGCTCATCCGCGAGTTCGGTTAACGAGCAACGCCGCGGGGTGTCGTAGTAGCCGTGTTCAGCTGCCGCCCGGAGGAGCTGTAACTGGCGGTCCGTTAACAGCTGCTCAGCCTCGATCTGCTGGTGGATCTCATTGACGGTGAATGGAATCCCAAACGACTCGAGCTGCGTACCGAGTTCGGAGAGTCGACGCTGTGGCGCCGTGACCTCCCATTCGATCTGGCCGTCGATCAGGCGGAACGGCATTTCGAGCGGAATACCCGCTCCTTGCGCAGAGAGCAATAAGAGCGGCATCGTCGTCTCGAACTGGATCAACGCCGTGTCGTCGTGCCGTTGGAGGATGTCAAGTTCGATGACCGCTTCGCTATCCGCGAATTCAGCGAGTATGGTCTCTAACTCCTCGGCAGTCACCTCGGTCAGAGCAACACCAGCATGGTCACTGGGAAACGCCGCCAGAATCCGAAACAGTGCATCAGGATGCGTACGGGAAATATCTCCGATCCAAATTCCGTTCGGGATGGTGAGCGTGAGGTTTGCTCGTGGCATTGGTGTTCACGTGAACATATTCGGTCGTTGCCCCAATTAGTATTGCCGAACATATTCGGATAGCCAACCACGACTACTAGATTTGCTTCCGAACATCATCGGCGGAACGACCATTCACCTCGCTACAAAATGGATACTCGATGAGTGTAGAAGCCATCGACGACGGGACGTACGAACTCGACGCGCGCGAAATCGACGGTGAACCGTTCGGTGACATCATGGCCGCGCTAGAAGGCCTTGATGATGACGAGACACTCGTCCTCATCAATAGTTTCGAGCCAAAGCCACTCTACAACGTCCTCGAACAACGCGGATTCACGCACGAGACGACGCAACGGGCGGACGACGAGTGGCACGTTTCGATCACTCACGTATAGCCGAACACGTTCGGAACAATACCTTCACAGGGCGCCATAGTATACACGTACGCATGTCTGATCAGACCCTCGATCTCCGTAACATCCCGCCTGCTGAGCGGCATCCGATGATTCACGACAAGTTTGCCGAACTAGAAAGCGGCGAGGCGCTGACGTTGATCAATGATCACGAGCCGAAGCCGCTGTTCTACGAGATGCAGGCGGAAGTCGACGAGTTCGACGCCGAGCGGTATGAAGTCGAACAGCGCGACGTCAACGAGTTCGTCGCGAAGCTCCCCAAGAAATAGGAGTTAGTCCCGAGAGGTGCTATCGCACGACGACTTCTTCGTCCCTGCTTTCATCAGTGTCCTGCTCTGGCTGAAGCTTCTGACTGCGCTACGATCGGTCAGCTGGGTAGGTGACCCGTCCATTGGATATCTCTGCGAAGCGAGTCAGCTCGTGCTCGTCAGCGCGGCCAGCATCATAGATGTTGACGACCTCGCAGCCACGAGCGAGGAGCCAGTCGGCGACGATCCGGCGGTGACACCGCCAGTAGACGGCCTCGGCACAGACGATCACCGGTACTTCCGTCTCTGCGAGGGCGACCAATTCGTCGAGTGCGGTCTGGAACTCGTCGGTGAGCGCGTAGTCGGCGTAGGCCTGAAACGAATTGTTCTCCCACTCATCGTTCGGTGAATCCGCGGGCGGAGCCGAACGTCTCCCTCCAAGCGCTTCGAAATGGCGATACTTGATGCCGTGCTCGTCGAGGGCCGCAGCCAGCGCGTCGGCACCGAACTGTGGATTCCGTCGCGAGCCCGGAAACCGACGAATATCGACCACGATGGTGATATCGTACGCACGGAGTGCCGAGACGAACTCCTCGATCGAGCGTGAGGAGTGGCCGAAAGTGTACACGCGGGTCATACTGGTCGGTAGGGCAGAGATCTACGTATGCGCTGGGGGACGACCGTTCGTCTCAAGATATCCTCTATTCGAGTACCTGATACTAGATCCAGTGATCGGTAGAAGTGAGGAAGAGAGTTCATGTTCCAGAACGTCGGTCATCTGCCGGAGTCACTATCCGAGCTTTCGCCCATCACTAACTGGGTGTCGTTTCACGGGACTCGGAACGACCGGAGTCCGACGAACCGGGGCACCTGCTCGTAGTACTGCTGGTACACTTCGCCGAACTCCTC
The Halomarina pelagica DNA segment above includes these coding regions:
- a CDS encoding DUF7521 family protein; its protein translation is MSPQITTAVTVLKTLTLLLGGLITYHSFTAYRRTASPALRALALGFGFVTVGALLAGIVDQLIPVDPSIALIVESIFTTAGFAIILYSLYVE
- a CDS encoding helix-turn-helix domain-containing protein, with amino-acid sequence MVRDPFAVDTPQLQDVLDALDDPDCRTIIKHVEEPMTASELAETCEIPLSTMYRKLELLSEASLLEERIEVRTDGRHTTRYDLGFEEVRVGLDEDRSIEVAIKRREQTPDRRLSELWSEVRKEI
- a CDS encoding DUF7333 family protein; this encodes MQFNTTITAVTFLVLFAVLIGGTAMSPMSTSTVAMVSVGLFVFGILSLVLGVKHGEYRAKGQ
- a CDS encoding DUF2249 domain-containing protein, producing MSVEAIDDGTYELDAREIDGEPFGDIMAALEGLDDDETLVLINSFEPKPLYNVLEQRGFTHETTQRADDEWHVSITHV
- a CDS encoding halocyanin domain-containing protein, which codes for MSPGLHTDRRNFLKTAAALTVTGSLLAGCTSSGTPGDSDNTPNADSGGQASFDGWFENTANYQEVIDKTDASTVTVQVGADGNNGAYAFAPPAIKIASGTTVTWEWTGMGGSHNVVADDGSFESEMTAERGHTFDHSFDSAGTYKYYCLPHKAMGMKGVVVVE
- a CDS encoding DUF2249 domain-containing protein, which codes for MSDQTLDLRNIPPAERHPMIHDKFAELESGEALTLINDHEPKPLFYEMQAEVDEFDAERYEVEQRDVNEFVAKLPKK
- a CDS encoding helix-turn-helix domain-containing protein, with the translated sequence MPRANLTLTIPNGIWIGDISRTHPDALFRILAAFPSDHAGVALTEVTAEELETILAEFADSEAVIELDILQRHDDTALIQFETTMPLLLLSAQGAGIPLEMPFRLIDGQIEWEVTAPQRRLSELGTQLESFGIPFTVNEIHQQIEAEQLLTDRQLQLLRAAAEHGYYDTPRRCSLTELADELGIAKSTCSETLHRAEEKIVKEFVENLGDGTPETETT
- a CDS encoding DUF488 domain-containing protein, with product MTRVYTFGHSSRSIEEFVSALRAYDITIVVDIRRFPGSRRNPQFGADALAAALDEHGIKYRHFEALGGRRSAPPADSPNDEWENNSFQAYADYALTDEFQTALDELVALAETEVPVIVCAEAVYWRCHRRIVADWLLARGCEVVNIYDAGRADEHELTRFAEISNGRVTYPADRS